In Babylonia areolata isolate BAREFJ2019XMU chromosome 10, ASM4173473v1, whole genome shotgun sequence, the following proteins share a genomic window:
- the LOC143286436 gene encoding uncharacterized protein LOC143286436 — translation MSNTNTNTNSNSNSNSNGVSTAGPSAGPPSSAGVRPPAADNYCTIDELPTTATTATTTTNTTTASASASSGAVSEGDYSIIDDISTPSTSAAAPNFSKSGRVVFAERAKAKPDPASRRLIAGNQEFSMLKHRYEPTSGKEDYNTLSLLHHTTMDQRPKEPPRGQGDNCCTTISTVWGRARFLSDTSLKRCSKKATAHCPSTQD, via the exons AtgagcaacaccaacaccaacaccaactccAACTCCAACTCCAACTCCAACGGCGTCTCAACAGCTGGACCAAGTG CAGGCCCACCCTCCTCAGCCGGAGTCAGACCCCCAGCTGCAGACAACTACTGCACCATTGACGAgctccccaccaccgccaccaccgccaccaccaccaccaacaccaccactgcctctgcctctgcctcgtCCGGAGCCGTATCCGAGGGTGATTACAGCATTATCGACGACATCTCTACCCCCTCCACCAGCGCCGCAGCCCCCAACTTCAGCAAGAGCGGCCGAGTGGTTTTTGCCGAAAGAGCCAAGGCCAAACCAGATCCAGCTAGCAGACGTCTCATCGCAGGCAACCAGGAGTTCTCGATGCTGAAACACCGGTATGAACCGACCTCGGGGAAAGAAGATTACAACACGttgtccctcctccaccacaccaccatggaCCAACGCCCCAAGGAACCGCCACGAGGACAGGGAGACAACTGTTGTACAACCATATCGACTGTGTGGGGAAGAGCGAGGTTCCTGTCGGACACAAGTCTGAAACGATGCAGCAAGAAAGCTACAGCTCACTGTCCTTCCACCCAGGACTGA